The Streptomyces sp. CC0208 genome window below encodes:
- a CDS encoding EF-hand domain-containing protein codes for MVSSEYERRIAGRFATFDQDGNGYIDREDFNVAAKALLAEFGTAARSDKGQALYVGAEAFWQGMAGIADRDGDQRITRDEFVNGALKRLRDNPDRFAEIARPFLHAALAVADQDGDGRATVEDTARVLRILGVGEDIAQTAAATLDTDGDGKVGEAEIVPAFARYFTVPE; via the coding sequence ATGGTCAGCAGCGAGTACGAGCGCAGGATCGCCGGCCGGTTCGCCACCTTCGACCAGGACGGCAACGGCTACATCGACCGCGAGGACTTCAACGTGGCGGCCAAGGCGCTGCTCGCGGAGTTCGGTACGGCGGCGCGCTCCGACAAGGGACAGGCGCTGTACGTCGGCGCGGAGGCGTTCTGGCAGGGCATGGCCGGGATCGCCGACCGGGACGGCGACCAGCGGATCACCCGCGACGAGTTCGTGAACGGCGCCCTCAAGCGGCTGCGCGACAACCCGGACCGGTTCGCCGAGATCGCGCGCCCCTTCCTGCACGCGGCGCTCGCCGTCGCCGACCAGGACGGCGACGGACGCGCCACCGTCGAGGACACCGCGCGCGTGCTGCGCATCCTGGGCGTCGGCGAGGACATCGCGCAGACGGCGGCGGCCACCCTGGACACCGACGGCGACGGCAAGGTCGGCGAGGCCGAGATCGTGCCCGCCTTCGCGCGCTACTTCACCGTCCCCGAATGA
- a CDS encoding AMP-binding protein yields MTDTAHALSASRTLWELAARRADLSPDRPVLLQDDRTLTFGELRARAERVAAGLYDMGVRPGTVVAWQLPTRIETALLSFALARLGAVQSPVIPFYRDREVGFALRESKAEFFAVPGPWRGFDHTEMARRLGAKAIFEAYDDLPDGDPAVLPAPPADGTSVRWIYWTSGTTSDPKGVLHTDRSLIAGGSCLAHALRLTADDVGSMAFPYAHIAGPDYTVMLLLYGFPAVMFEQFALPDALEGYRRHGVTVAGGSTAFYSMFLTEQRKRPGERIIPTLRLLAGGGAPKPPEVYHAVVRELGVQLTHGYGMTEVPMITMGAPDDTVENLATTEGRPPEGMSVRIVDGEVRLKGEAVCQGYLDPSQTAEAFDEEGYLRTGDLGFVKDTGHLVLTGRLKDVIIRKGENISAREIEDLLAAHPAVGDVAVIGLPDAERGERVCAVVEQPEGAGELTLEAVTGYLRAEGLSPHKLPEQLEVVDALPRNETLRKVLKYKLRERYAGTVIRGR; encoded by the coding sequence GTGACCGACACCGCCCACGCGCTCAGCGCGTCCCGCACCCTCTGGGAGCTGGCCGCCCGCCGCGCCGACCTGAGCCCCGACCGCCCGGTCCTGCTCCAGGACGACCGCACGCTCACCTTCGGCGAACTGCGCGCGCGTGCCGAGCGGGTGGCGGCCGGCCTGTACGACATGGGCGTACGTCCCGGCACGGTCGTCGCCTGGCAGCTGCCCACCCGTATCGAGACGGCCCTGCTCTCCTTCGCCCTGGCCCGCCTCGGTGCCGTGCAGTCACCCGTCATCCCCTTCTACCGGGACCGCGAGGTCGGCTTCGCCCTCCGGGAGTCGAAGGCGGAGTTCTTCGCGGTGCCGGGCCCGTGGCGCGGCTTCGACCACACGGAGATGGCCCGGCGGCTCGGCGCCAAGGCAATCTTCGAGGCGTACGACGACCTCCCGGACGGCGACCCGGCCGTGCTGCCCGCCCCGCCCGCCGACGGCACGTCCGTGCGGTGGATCTACTGGACCTCGGGAACCACCTCCGACCCCAAGGGCGTGCTGCACACCGACCGTTCGCTGATCGCGGGCGGCTCCTGCCTGGCGCACGCGCTGCGCCTCACGGCGGACGACGTGGGCTCGATGGCCTTCCCGTACGCGCACATCGCGGGCCCGGACTACACCGTGATGCTGCTGCTGTACGGCTTCCCGGCGGTGATGTTCGAGCAGTTCGCGCTGCCGGACGCGCTGGAGGGCTACCGCAGGCACGGGGTGACGGTGGCGGGCGGTTCGACGGCGTTCTACTCGATGTTCCTCACCGAGCAGCGCAAACGGCCCGGCGAGAGGATCATCCCGACCCTGCGGCTGCTCGCGGGCGGCGGGGCGCCCAAGCCGCCGGAGGTCTACCACGCCGTCGTCCGGGAGCTGGGGGTGCAGCTCACCCACGGGTACGGCATGACCGAGGTGCCGATGATCACCATGGGGGCGCCGGACGACACGGTGGAGAACCTGGCGACGACCGAGGGACGGCCGCCGGAGGGGATGTCCGTGCGGATCGTGGACGGGGAGGTGCGGCTGAAGGGGGAGGCGGTGTGCCAGGGGTATCTCGACCCGTCCCAGACGGCGGAGGCCTTCGACGAGGAGGGCTATCTGCGCACCGGTGACCTGGGGTTCGTGAAGGACACCGGCCATCTCGTGCTCACCGGCCGGCTCAAGGACGTGATCATCCGCAAGGGCGAGAACATCTCGGCGAGGGAGATCGAGGATCTGTTGGCCGCGCATCCGGCCGTCGGGGACGTGGCGGTGATCGGGCTGCCGGACGCCGAGCGCGGGGAGCGTGTGTGTGCCGTGGTGGAGCAGCCCGAGGGGGCCGGGGAGTTGACCTTGGAAGCCGTAACCGGCTATCTGCGCGCGGAAGGGCTGTCGCCGCACAAGCTGCCTGAGCAGTTGGAGGTGGTGGACGCCCTTCCGCGCAACGAGACCCTGCGCAAGGTCCTGAAGTACAAGCTCAGGGAGCGTTATGCGGGGACCGTCATTCGGGGACGGTGA
- a CDS encoding acyl-CoA dehydrogenase family protein, whose protein sequence is MDLAYTPEEEEFRARLREWLAKALPTLPPKPSPQDWPGRRAYDLGWQRMLYDAGYAHVHWDASPTTRLIFLEETETAGAPYVGAGFVGLLHAGPTIAAEGTPEQRERWLPPILRGEEVWCQGFSEPDAGSDLAALRTRARRDGDDYVVTGSKIWTSHAEVADWCELLVRTDPAAPKHRGISWLAMPMSAPGVVVRPLRTLAGSAEFAEVFLDEVRVPVANRVGEENDGWRVTMVTLSFERGTAFVGEVVACRRVLGELARTARENGRWDDAVLRRRLGRLNAEFRALWRLTQWNVSAAEASGGVPGVGGSVFKLRYSHARQELFDAAAEVLGAESLDLEQSWVLERLSSLSYTIAAGTSQIQRNIVAERVLGLPKGR, encoded by the coding sequence ATGGATCTCGCGTACACGCCGGAAGAGGAGGAGTTCCGGGCGCGGCTGCGCGAGTGGCTCGCCAAGGCGCTCCCCACGCTGCCGCCGAAGCCGTCCCCGCAGGACTGGCCCGGACGCAGGGCGTACGACCTCGGCTGGCAGCGCATGCTGTACGACGCCGGGTACGCGCACGTGCACTGGGACGCGTCGCCCACCACGCGGCTGATCTTCCTGGAGGAGACGGAGACCGCGGGCGCGCCCTATGTCGGCGCCGGGTTCGTCGGACTGCTCCACGCGGGGCCCACGATCGCCGCCGAGGGCACGCCCGAACAGCGCGAACGCTGGCTGCCCCCGATCCTGCGGGGCGAGGAGGTCTGGTGCCAGGGTTTCAGCGAACCCGACGCCGGGAGCGACCTCGCGGCGCTGCGCACCCGTGCGCGCAGGGACGGCGACGACTATGTGGTGACCGGCTCCAAGATCTGGACCTCGCACGCCGAGGTCGCCGACTGGTGCGAGCTGTTGGTGCGGACCGATCCGGCGGCTCCGAAGCATCGCGGGATCAGCTGGCTGGCGATGCCGATGTCCGCGCCCGGTGTCGTGGTGCGGCCCTTGCGGACCCTTGCCGGGTCCGCCGAGTTCGCCGAGGTGTTCCTCGACGAGGTGCGGGTGCCGGTGGCGAACCGGGTCGGCGAGGAGAACGACGGCTGGCGCGTGACGATGGTGACGCTGTCGTTCGAGCGCGGGACCGCTTTTGTGGGCGAGGTGGTCGCGTGCCGGCGGGTCCTGGGTGAACTCGCCCGCACGGCACGGGAGAACGGGCGCTGGGACGATGCCGTGCTGAGGCGAAGGCTGGGGCGGCTGAACGCCGAGTTCCGGGCGCTGTGGCGGCTGACGCAGTGGAACGTGAGCGCGGCGGAGGCCAGTGGCGGGGTGCCGGGGGTGGGAGGGTCCGTCTTCAAACTCCGGTACTCGCATGCGCGGCAGGAGTTGTTCGACGCGGCGGCGGAGGTTCTGGGTGCGGAGTCGCTGGATCTCGAACAGTCCTGGGTGCTGGAGCGGTTGTCCTCGTTGTCGTACACGATCGCGGCGGGGACCTCGCAGATTCAGCGGAACATCGTGGCTGAGCGGGTTCTTGGGTTGCCGAAGGGGCGGTAG
- a CDS encoding acyl-CoA dehydrogenase family protein — protein MRFQLTGDQLALRDGVRAVLARRFGGEALRAAVDDPRLDRALWRELGAAGFFSLRVPEARGGVGLGLPEAVLVFEEAGRVLLPGPLLATHLAADVVPGAAEGEVVVADVDPGGLVEWLEEADVVRGDATGAVALKSVDPLTPLHRAPGAHARAADPVAVLLTAAEQLGTATRVCELAVQHARAREQFGQPIGAFQAVKHLCAQMLVRAETARAAVYAAAVTADPVDIAAARLLADEAAERGARDCVQVHGGMGFTWECEVQLHLKRAWVRARRGGGGAESEELLAVDLLA, from the coding sequence ATGCGCTTTCAACTGACTGGCGATCAGCTTGCGTTGCGGGATGGAGTGCGTGCGGTGCTCGCGCGACGCTTCGGCGGGGAGGCCCTGCGGGCCGCGGTGGACGATCCTCGTCTGGACCGTGCCCTGTGGCGCGAGTTGGGAGCCGCCGGGTTCTTCTCGCTGCGGGTGCCGGAGGCGCGGGGCGGGGTCGGACTCGGGCTCCCGGAGGCGGTGTTGGTCTTCGAGGAGGCGGGGCGGGTCTTGCTGCCCGGTCCCTTGCTGGCGACGCACCTTGCGGCCGACGTCGTGCCCGGGGCCGCCGAGGGCGAGGTCGTGGTGGCCGATGTCGACCCGGGCGGGCTCGTGGAGTGGCTGGAGGAGGCGGACGTCGTACGCGGCGACGCCACCGGGGCCGTGGCCCTGAAGTCGGTGGATCCGCTGACGCCGCTGCACCGGGCTCCCGGAGCACACGCGCGTGCCGCCGATCCCGTCGCCGTGCTCCTCACCGCCGCCGAGCAGCTGGGCACGGCCACGCGCGTGTGTGAGCTGGCGGTGCAACACGCTCGGGCGCGGGAGCAGTTCGGGCAGCCGATCGGGGCCTTCCAGGCGGTCAAGCATCTGTGCGCGCAGATGCTGGTGCGGGCGGAGACGGCCCGGGCCGCGGTGTACGCGGCCGCGGTGACCGCGGACCCGGTGGACATCGCCGCGGCCCGGCTGCTGGCCGACGAGGCGGCCGAGCGGGGCGCACGGGACTGTGTCCAGGTGCACGGCGGGATGGGCTTCACCTGGGAGTGCGAGGTGCAACTGCATCTGAAGCGGGCCTGGGTGCGGGCCCGGCGGGGTGGCGGCGGTGCGGAGAGTGAGGAGTTGCTCGCCGTCGATCTGTTGGCCTGA
- a CDS encoding ATP-binding protein, producing MQLEIRPDPAEVGRARRWARSRLAGSGTGIDESLAETLILLVSELVTNAVVHTGRPAVLRLSLPGDEVESATVRLEVADRSDQAPVPRCVDGDATGGRGLALVDGLADRWGWSPEGTGKSIWCELDRCERPRQVMETYGIEASTYEGLAFEAV from the coding sequence GTGCAGCTGGAGATCCGGCCCGACCCCGCAGAGGTGGGGCGAGCCCGGAGGTGGGCCCGCTCGCGGCTCGCCGGGTCCGGGACAGGGATCGACGAATCGCTCGCCGAGACCCTGATCCTGCTGGTGTCCGAGCTGGTCACCAACGCCGTGGTGCACACCGGCCGTCCGGCTGTCCTGCGGCTGTCCCTGCCGGGCGACGAGGTGGAGTCGGCCACCGTCCGCCTGGAGGTCGCCGACCGCAGCGACCAGGCCCCGGTGCCGCGCTGTGTGGACGGTGACGCGACCGGCGGCCGTGGCCTGGCCCTCGTCGACGGCCTCGCGGACCGTTGGGGCTGGAGCCCCGAGGGCACGGGCAAGAGCATCTGGTGCGAACTCGACCGCTGCGAGCGGCCGCGGCAGGTCATGGAGACCTACGGCATCGAGGCCTCGACCTACGAGGGGCTGGCGTTCGAGGCGGTGTGA
- a CDS encoding cyclase family protein yields the protein MSLPAAFHDIAKRVNNWGRWGADDEIGTLNLITDEVVREAVATVRTGRRVPLALPLRQDGVQTGMMPGRVNPLHTMVQINQEIFGPGTVACSDDAVTMGLQAATHWDALTHVSHSGLLYNGRPAGTITPHGGAEFSGIDKARYVLSRGVLLDVARARGVDRLDGAHAVTPEDLEAAEELAGTRVRSGDIVLVRTGQIQVYLAGDKEAYAYPSPGLSVRTPEWFHARDVAAVANDTLTFEIFPPEIEDLWLPVHALDLVEMGMLQGQNWNLEKLSTACGELGRYAFLLSAMPEPFVGGTGTPVAPVAVL from the coding sequence ATGTCACTTCCGGCCGCGTTCCACGACATCGCCAAGCGCGTGAACAACTGGGGGCGTTGGGGAGCCGACGACGAGATCGGCACCTTGAACCTGATCACCGACGAGGTCGTCCGTGAGGCCGTCGCGACCGTCCGCACCGGCCGCCGCGTCCCCCTCGCCCTCCCGCTCAGGCAGGACGGCGTGCAGACCGGGATGATGCCGGGCCGGGTCAACCCGCTGCACACGATGGTGCAGATCAACCAGGAGATCTTCGGTCCGGGCACGGTCGCGTGCAGCGACGACGCGGTGACCATGGGCCTGCAGGCGGCCACCCACTGGGACGCGCTCACCCATGTCTCGCACTCCGGCCTGCTCTACAACGGCCGCCCGGCCGGCACCATCACCCCGCACGGCGGCGCCGAGTTCAGCGGTATCGACAAGGCCCGGTACGTCCTCTCGCGCGGGGTGCTGCTGGACGTGGCCCGCGCGCGGGGCGTGGACCGGCTCGACGGGGCCCACGCCGTGACACCCGAGGACCTGGAGGCCGCCGAGGAACTCGCGGGCACCCGGGTGCGGTCCGGGGACATCGTGCTCGTACGGACCGGGCAGATCCAGGTGTATCTCGCCGGGGACAAGGAGGCGTACGCCTATCCGTCGCCGGGCCTGTCGGTCCGCACCCCGGAGTGGTTCCACGCGCGCGATGTGGCCGCGGTCGCCAATGACACGCTCACCTTCGAGATCTTCCCGCCCGAGATCGAGGATCTGTGGCTGCCGGTGCACGCGCTGGACCTGGTGGAGATGGGGATGCTCCAGGGCCAGAACTGGAATCTCGAAAAGTTGTCCACAGCCTGTGGAGAACTCGGCCGGTACGCGTTTCTGCTGTCCGCGATGCCCGAGCCGTTCGTCGGCGGCACCGGAACACCCGTGGCCCCGGTGGCCGTTCTGTGA
- a CDS encoding SDR family oxidoreductase, whose protein sequence is MGNFLAGRVVAVTGAGRGIGRAVALAAAAEGARVVVNDYGVSVDGASPTSEIASGVVKEIEAAGGEAVAVADDISTMAGGQRVVDAALSSYGRLDGVVCVAGILRERMLFNMTEDEWDPVLATHLKGTFTVFRAAAAVMRRQRAGTLIGFTSGNHQGSFSQANYSAAKGGIISLVRSAALGMHKYGVTANAVAPVARTRMSANVPFDLTEIGEPEDVAAMVVYLLSERAREITGQVYTVAGPKIAVWAQPRELRAAYASGGWTPESIAEFLPGSVGVDPMPLLSGPGA, encoded by the coding sequence GTGGGGAACTTCTTGGCAGGCAGGGTCGTCGCCGTGACGGGCGCGGGACGGGGGATCGGGCGGGCGGTCGCGCTGGCCGCGGCGGCGGAGGGTGCGCGGGTCGTCGTCAACGACTACGGCGTGTCCGTGGACGGCGCGTCTCCCACGAGCGAGATCGCCTCGGGGGTGGTGAAGGAGATCGAGGCGGCCGGCGGTGAGGCGGTTGCCGTGGCCGACGACATCTCGACCATGGCGGGTGGGCAGCGGGTCGTCGATGCCGCGTTGTCTTCCTATGGGCGCCTTGACGGTGTCGTCTGCGTCGCCGGGATTCTGCGGGAGCGGATGCTGTTCAACATGACCGAGGACGAGTGGGACCCGGTCCTCGCCACCCATCTGAAGGGGACGTTCACCGTCTTTCGGGCGGCCGCCGCGGTGATGCGCCGGCAGCGCGCGGGGACGTTGATCGGGTTCACCAGCGGGAATCATCAGGGGTCCTTTTCGCAGGCCAACTACAGCGCGGCGAAGGGCGGGATCATCTCGCTGGTGCGCAGTGCGGCGCTCGGGATGCACAAGTACGGGGTGACCGCGAACGCGGTGGCGCCGGTCGCTCGTACGCGGATGTCGGCGAACGTTCCCTTCGATCTGACCGAGATCGGGGAGCCGGAGGACGTGGCCGCCATGGTGGTCTACCTGCTGTCCGAGCGGGCTCGGGAGATCACCGGGCAGGTGTACACCGTGGCGGGGCCGAAGATCGCGGTGTGGGCTCAGCCTCGGGAGTTGCGCGCCGCGTATGCCTCCGGCGGGTGGACGCCGGAATCGATCGCGGAGTTCTTGCCGGGGAGCGTCGGGGTGGATCCGATGCCGTTGCTTTCGGGGCCGGGCGCCTAG
- a CDS encoding acyl-CoA dehydrogenase family protein: protein MDFGFGDEDEAFRTEVREWLTTHADGSQDRRAWERTLGKSGWIGLGWGEGGYGNRTATLTQQVVWAEEYARSGAPARSGHIGEKLLAPTLLAHGSEEQKARFLPPVAAGEELWCQGYSEPGAGSDLAGVRTRATRAEDGSYRISGQKIWTSLAHEADWCFVLARTDPESRRHHGLTFLLVPMDQPGRIEVRPIRQLTGTSEFNEVFFDGAHARAEHVVGGEGQGWRVAMSLLGFERGVSTLAQQVGFAQELSEVVRTAVRTGAVADPVVRALLVRQWAELRTMRWNALRTLGSSGDGGAPSVAKLLWAGWHQRLGELAMLVRGAEATVGPREWDPSAPYALDAPQHLFLFSRADTIYGGSDQIQRTIIAERVLGLPREPKGVV, encoded by the coding sequence GTGGACTTTGGATTCGGCGACGAGGATGAGGCGTTCCGTACCGAAGTGCGGGAATGGCTCACCACTCATGCCGATGGCTCCCAGGACCGCCGTGCCTGGGAGCGGACTCTCGGGAAGTCCGGGTGGATCGGGCTGGGTTGGGGCGAGGGGGGTTATGGCAACCGCACCGCGACCCTCACCCAGCAGGTCGTCTGGGCCGAGGAGTACGCGCGGTCCGGGGCGCCCGCGCGGTCCGGGCACATCGGGGAGAAGCTGCTGGCGCCGACCCTCCTCGCGCACGGCAGCGAGGAGCAGAAGGCGCGCTTTCTGCCTCCCGTCGCCGCCGGGGAGGAGCTGTGGTGCCAGGGGTACAGCGAACCCGGGGCGGGGTCCGACCTCGCCGGTGTGCGGACCAGGGCCACGCGGGCCGAGGACGGGTCGTACCGGATCAGCGGGCAGAAGATCTGGACGTCCCTCGCTCATGAGGCGGACTGGTGTTTCGTCCTCGCCCGGACCGATCCGGAGTCGCGTCGGCATCACGGGCTGACGTTTCTGCTCGTTCCCATGGATCAGCCGGGGCGCATCGAGGTGCGGCCCATCCGGCAGCTGACCGGGACCAGTGAGTTCAACGAGGTCTTCTTCGACGGGGCACACGCGCGTGCCGAGCATGTCGTCGGCGGTGAGGGGCAGGGCTGGCGGGTGGCGATGAGCCTGCTGGGCTTCGAGCGCGGGGTGTCCACGCTGGCCCAACAGGTTGGATTCGCACAGGAGTTGAGCGAGGTGGTGCGAACCGCCGTACGTACGGGCGCGGTCGCCGATCCGGTCGTACGCGCTCTGCTCGTGCGGCAGTGGGCCGAGTTGCGGACCATGCGATGGAACGCCCTGCGGACACTGGGGAGTTCGGGGGACGGCGGGGCACCCAGCGTGGCCAAACTGCTGTGGGCGGGCTGGCATCAGCGGCTCGGGGAGCTGGCGATGCTCGTGCGCGGGGCGGAGGCCACGGTCGGGCCCCGGGAGTGGGACCCTTCCGCACCGTACGCACTCGACGCGCCGCAGCACCTGTTCCTGTTCTCGCGGGCCGACACCATCTACGGCGGCTCGGACCAGATCCAGCGCACCATCATCGCCGAGCGGGTGCTCGGTTTGCCCAGGGAACCCAAGGGGGTCGTCTGA
- a CDS encoding Zn-dependent alcohol dehydrogenase, with the protein MRGVLFDGRQVQVVDDLEVRDPGPGEVQVAIAAAGLCHSDLSVVDGTIPFPVPVVLGHEGAGVVEAVGAGVTHVGPGDHVALSTLANCGACADCDRGRPTMCRKAIGRPQKPFSRGGERVFQFACNSAFAERTVVKAVQAVRIPKDIPLPSAALIGCGVLTGVGAVLNRARVDRGESVLVIGTGGIGLNVIQGARIAGASRIVAVDANPAKEAAARQFGATDFLTSTEGAREVLPTGADHAFECVGRVGLIRQAIDLLDRHGQAVLLGVPPAGAEASFLVSSLYLDKSILGCRYGSSRPQRDIPLYAELYRQGRLLLDELVTETYPVEDFEKAVADAEAGRVARGVLTF; encoded by the coding sequence ATGCGCGGCGTGCTGTTCGACGGGAGGCAGGTCCAGGTCGTCGACGACCTGGAGGTGCGGGACCCGGGGCCGGGCGAGGTGCAGGTCGCGATCGCGGCGGCCGGGCTGTGCCACAGCGACCTGTCCGTCGTGGACGGGACCATTCCGTTCCCGGTCCCGGTGGTGCTGGGGCACGAGGGCGCCGGCGTGGTGGAGGCGGTGGGGGCGGGGGTCACGCATGTCGGGCCCGGTGACCACGTGGCGCTGTCCACGCTCGCCAACTGCGGGGCCTGCGCCGACTGCGACCGGGGGCGCCCGACCATGTGCCGCAAGGCCATCGGGCGGCCCCAGAAGCCCTTCTCGCGGGGCGGGGAGCGGGTGTTCCAGTTCGCGTGCAACTCCGCCTTCGCGGAACGGACCGTGGTGAAGGCCGTGCAGGCGGTCCGGATCCCGAAGGACATTCCGCTGCCGTCCGCCGCGCTCATCGGGTGCGGGGTGCTGACCGGGGTGGGTGCCGTGCTCAACCGGGCCCGGGTGGACCGGGGAGAGAGCGTGCTGGTGATCGGGACCGGGGGGATCGGGCTCAACGTGATCCAAGGTGCCCGGATCGCGGGGGCGTCGCGGATCGTGGCGGTGGACGCCAACCCGGCGAAGGAGGCGGCGGCCCGGCAGTTCGGGGCCACGGACTTCCTGACCTCGACGGAGGGGGCCCGGGAGGTGCTGCCCACGGGGGCCGATCACGCCTTCGAGTGCGTGGGTCGCGTGGGGCTGATCCGTCAGGCGATCGACCTGCTCGACCGGCACGGCCAGGCGGTGCTGCTCGGGGTGCCGCCGGCGGGTGCGGAGGCCTCCTTCCTGGTCTCCTCCCTCTACCTGGACAAGTCGATCCTGGGCTGCCGCTACGGATCCTCCCGGCCGCAGCGGGACATCCCGCTCTACGCGGAGCTCTACCGCCAGGGCCGGCTCCTCCTCGACGAACTGGTCACCGAGACCTATCCGGTCGAGGACTTCGAGAAGGCGGTGGCGGACGCGGAGGCGGGACGGGTGGCCCGGGGAGTGCTGACCTTTTAG
- a CDS encoding helix-turn-helix domain-containing protein, which translates to MKPHRVVVLAMDGVLPFELGIPHRIFGRPRDARGRHLYEVVTGSIRPPGPVRTDADFAVQVEHGPEVLATADTVIVPASYELGPVFEQGVLTGELAAALAHIRPGTRLASICTGVYVLAAAGYLDSRPATTHWADSDRLQRLFPQIRVDPDVLFIDDGDVLTSAGVAAGIDLCLHMVRRDHGTAIANEVARRTVVPPHRDGGQAQYIHRPVPDPQQSTTTSARAWALGRLHEPIQLRDMAEQEAMSVRTFTRRFREEVGVSPGQWLTQQRVERARHLLESTDLSVDQVARDAGFGTAQSMRQHLQTALGVTPTAYRRTFRAGVLRS; encoded by the coding sequence ATGAAGCCTCACCGTGTGGTCGTCCTCGCCATGGACGGCGTCCTGCCGTTCGAGCTGGGCATCCCGCACCGGATCTTCGGCCGCCCCAGGGACGCCCGGGGGCGCCACCTGTACGAGGTCGTCACCGGCTCGATCCGCCCGCCGGGCCCGGTGCGGACCGACGCCGACTTCGCCGTCCAGGTCGAGCACGGCCCGGAGGTCCTGGCCACCGCCGACACCGTGATCGTCCCGGCCTCGTACGAACTGGGCCCGGTCTTCGAGCAGGGCGTGCTGACCGGCGAACTGGCCGCCGCCCTCGCCCACATCCGCCCCGGCACCCGGCTCGCCTCCATCTGCACCGGCGTCTACGTCCTGGCCGCCGCCGGTTACCTCGACAGCCGCCCCGCCACCACGCACTGGGCCGACTCCGACCGTCTCCAGCGGCTCTTCCCGCAGATCAGGGTCGACCCGGACGTCCTGTTCATCGACGACGGGGACGTCCTGACCTCCGCGGGCGTCGCCGCCGGCATCGACCTGTGCCTGCACATGGTGCGCCGCGACCACGGCACGGCGATCGCCAACGAGGTGGCCCGCCGCACGGTCGTACCGCCGCACCGCGACGGCGGTCAGGCACAGTACATCCACCGGCCGGTGCCCGACCCGCAGCAGTCGACCACCACCTCGGCCCGCGCCTGGGCGCTCGGCCGCCTGCACGAGCCGATCCAGCTGCGGGACATGGCCGAGCAGGAGGCCATGTCGGTGCGCACCTTCACCCGCCGCTTCCGCGAGGAGGTCGGCGTCAGCCCCGGCCAGTGGCTCACCCAGCAGCGCGTGGAGCGCGCCCGCCACCTGCTGGAGTCCACCGACCTCTCCGTCGACCAGGTCGCCCGCGACGCGGGCTTCGGCACCGCCCAGTCGATGCGCCAGCACCTGCAGACGGCCCTCGGGGTCACCCCGACCGCGTACCGGCGCACGTTCCGGGCGGGGGTCCTCCGCTCCTAA